In Zea mays cultivar B73 chromosome 7, Zm-B73-REFERENCE-NAM-5.0, whole genome shotgun sequence, the following proteins share a genomic window:
- the LOC100284490 gene encoding Probable E3 ubiquitin-protein ligase XERICO: MGISSMPEPRDSLLGYLVYNAVVSIAALAGLVRAALVFLDLQAAQLPGGAGAGADDDRLAASGPGLGLAERFLRAFRPALYGVLVSTACGAAEAAAGDDDCSVCLAGFEAEAVVNRLPCGHLFHRACLETWLRYERATCPLCRAHVPLPADETPVLRYPELE; the protein is encoded by the coding sequence ATGGGGATCTCGAGCATGCCGGAGCCGCGGGACAGCCTGCTGGGGTACCTGGTGTACAACGCGGTGGTGTCGATCGCGGCGCTGGCGGGGCTGGTGCGGGCGGCGCTGGTGTTCCTGGACCTGCAGGCCGCGCAGCTGCccgggggcgcgggcgcgggcgcggacgACGACCGTCTCGCGGCGTCGGGCCCGGGCCTGGGCCTGGCGGAGCGGTTCCTGAGGGCCTTCCGGCCGGCGCTGTACGGGGTGCTGGTGTCCACGGCGTGCGGCGCGGCGGAGGCGGCCGCGGGCGACGACGACTGCAGCGTGTGCCTGGCCGGGTTCGAGGCGGAGGCCGTGGTGAACCGGCTCCCCTGCGGCCACCTCTTCCACCGCGCCTGCCTCGAGACCTGGCTCCGGTACGAGCGCGCCACGTGCCCGCTCTGCCGCGCCCACGTGCCCCTCCCCGCCGACGAGACGCCGGTGCTCCGCTACCCGGAGCTCGAGTGA
- the LOC103632916 gene encoding enoyl-CoA hydratase 2, peroxisomal, translated as MARSASATAPVSCAIDPAMVLSHKFPEVAYEYDERDEVLYALAMGACNADAADEKELQLVYHRDGQSSIKVLPTFISALNAKTGDGFYMDVPGLQLLTKLN; from the exons ATGGCGCGCTCCGCCTCCGCGACGGCCCCCGTCTCCTGCGCCATTGACCCTGCCATGGTTCTCTCTCACAAGTTCCCCGAG GTCGCGTACGAGTATGATGAGAG GGATGAAGTGTTGTACGCGCTGGCGATGGGAGCTTGCAACGCAGATGCAGCCGATGAGAAGGAGCTTCAGCTGGTGTACCACAGGGATGGTCAGTCCTCCATTAAG GTTTTACCTACTTTTATTTCTGCACTTAATGCAAAAACTGGCGATGGGTTTTACATGGATGTCCCTGGCCTTCA GTTGCTAACAAAATTAAACTAG